One region of Tistrella mobilis genomic DNA includes:
- a CDS encoding sarcosine oxidase subunit alpha — MSPAGFRVPGRGRVDYGRPVTFTFDGTSYQGLAGDTVASALLANGVHLVGRSFKYHRPRGVLTAGSEEPNALVGTRRGPGRAEPNTRATVQELRAGLEVTSQNRYPTLKLDLGAINDRLHMLLPAGFYYKTFMWPKSFWDRFYEPVIRAAAGLGVSPTEPDPDSYASRYLHTDVLVVGAGPAGLAAALTAARAGRRVTLVDETAEAGGSLLSEPQAVIDGRPAWDWLAAALAELAGLGVRVLTRTTAIGYYHQNMVGLCQRLTDHLDAPAAGQPRERLWRVRAGQVVLAQGALEKPLVFDGNDRPGVMLAGAAQTYLNRYGVRVGRRAVIVTSHDSAWYAAFDLADAGTAIAAIVDTRTIPPAALRAGAEARNIPVLAGHTVTGTSGRLRIRAVRVNPVTAGRVGSATTLDCDCLLVSGGWTPSLHLFSHTKGSLVWDAAAQTFLPGTRTEACQIAGAARGLWGIAAALDDGAAMGAAAVRELGGDPASPRRHAVTGDRPGAGESLTELPTDRDPGRARAFVDYQNDVTAKDLRLAVREGMRSIEHVKRYTTNGMATDQGKLSNINGLNIAADALGRSQPEVGLTTFRPPYTPTTFGALAGYHRGDHFDAIRKTPIDGWAVDHGAVFEPVGLWRRARYFPQPGEDMEAAVARECRATRASLGIFDASTLGKIEVVGPDAVAFMNRMYSNAWNSLAPGRARYGLLLGDDGFIRDDGVIGRLSTDRFHVTTTTGGAARVLNMMEDYLQTEWPDLKVWLTSTTEHWATIALNGPNARTLLSPFVEGLDISDAAFPHMSVAECRVGGFPARLFRVSFTGELGFEVNVPARHGRALWEMLWAAGQRHGICAYGTETMHVLRAEKGYIIVGQDTDGTVTPFDAGLGWAVGQKKPDFVGKRGLQRPDLTAPGRRQLVGLLTRDGRTRLEEGAQIVLDPARPVPMKMVGHVTSSYQSATLGRPIALALLEGGHDRMGETVFIPMPDRVIEAEVTGTVFYDPAGDRLKL, encoded by the coding sequence CGGCCGGGTCGATTACGGCCGCCCGGTCACCTTCACCTTCGATGGCACATCCTATCAGGGCCTTGCCGGCGACACGGTCGCCTCGGCGCTGCTGGCCAATGGCGTGCACCTGGTCGGCCGGTCGTTCAAATATCACCGTCCGCGCGGCGTGCTGACCGCCGGATCGGAAGAGCCGAACGCCCTGGTCGGCACCCGCCGCGGCCCCGGCCGCGCCGAGCCCAACACCCGCGCCACGGTTCAGGAACTCCGCGCCGGGCTGGAGGTGACCAGCCAGAACCGCTATCCGACCCTGAAGCTGGATCTGGGCGCGATCAACGACCGCCTGCACATGCTGCTGCCGGCCGGCTTCTACTACAAAACCTTCATGTGGCCGAAGAGCTTCTGGGACCGGTTCTACGAGCCCGTCATCCGCGCGGCGGCGGGGCTGGGCGTCTCGCCCACCGAACCCGACCCGGACAGTTATGCCTCGCGCTATCTGCACACCGACGTGCTGGTGGTGGGCGCCGGCCCCGCCGGCCTGGCGGCGGCGCTGACCGCGGCCCGGGCCGGGCGGCGGGTCACCCTGGTCGACGAGACCGCCGAGGCCGGCGGCAGCCTGCTCAGCGAGCCGCAGGCGGTGATCGACGGCCGCCCGGCCTGGGACTGGCTGGCGGCGGCCCTGGCCGAGCTTGCCGGCCTCGGCGTGCGGGTCCTGACCCGCACCACCGCGATCGGCTATTACCATCAGAACATGGTCGGGCTCTGCCAGCGGCTGACCGATCACCTGGACGCGCCGGCCGCCGGCCAGCCGCGCGAACGGCTGTGGCGGGTGCGGGCGGGCCAGGTGGTGCTGGCCCAGGGCGCCCTTGAAAAACCGCTGGTCTTCGACGGCAACGACCGGCCGGGCGTGATGCTGGCCGGCGCCGCCCAAACCTATCTGAACCGCTATGGCGTGCGGGTGGGCAGGCGCGCGGTCATCGTCACCAGCCATGACAGCGCCTGGTACGCCGCCTTCGATCTGGCCGATGCCGGCACCGCCATCGCCGCGATCGTCGACACCCGCACCATCCCCCCTGCCGCCCTCAGGGCCGGGGCAGAGGCCCGGAACATCCCCGTCCTTGCCGGCCACACCGTTACCGGCACCTCCGGCCGGCTGCGGATCCGCGCGGTGCGGGTCAACCCGGTGACGGCCGGCCGGGTCGGGTCTGCAACCACGCTGGATTGCGACTGCCTGCTGGTCTCGGGCGGCTGGACGCCGTCGCTGCATCTGTTCTCGCACACGAAGGGCAGCCTGGTCTGGGATGCGGCGGCACAGACCTTCCTGCCCGGCACCCGCACCGAGGCCTGCCAGATCGCCGGGGCGGCCCGCGGGCTCTGGGGCATCGCCGCCGCGCTGGACGACGGCGCCGCGATGGGGGCAGCGGCGGTCCGCGAGTTGGGCGGGGATCCCGCCTCCCCCCGCCGCCACGCCGTCACCGGCGACCGGCCGGGTGCGGGCGAGAGCCTGACCGAGTTGCCGACCGACCGCGATCCGGGCCGGGCGCGGGCCTTCGTCGATTATCAGAACGACGTCACCGCCAAGGATCTGCGGCTGGCGGTGCGCGAGGGCATGCGCTCGATCGAGCATGTGAAGCGCTACACCACCAACGGCATGGCCACCGACCAGGGCAAGCTGTCGAACATCAACGGCCTGAACATCGCCGCCGATGCGCTGGGCCGCAGCCAGCCCGAGGTCGGGCTGACCACCTTCCGCCCGCCCTATACCCCCACCACCTTCGGCGCGCTGGCCGGCTATCACCGCGGCGATCATTTCGATGCCATCCGCAAGACGCCGATCGACGGCTGGGCCGTCGATCATGGCGCCGTCTTCGAACCGGTCGGGCTGTGGCGCCGGGCGCGCTATTTCCCGCAACCGGGCGAGGATATGGAGGCGGCGGTCGCCCGCGAATGCCGCGCCACCCGGGCAAGCCTCGGCATCTTCGACGCCTCGACGCTCGGCAAGATCGAGGTGGTGGGCCCCGATGCGGTCGCGTTCATGAACCGGATGTACAGCAATGCCTGGAACAGCCTGGCCCCCGGCCGGGCCCGGTATGGCCTGCTGCTGGGCGATGACGGTTTCATCCGCGACGACGGCGTCATCGGGCGGCTGAGCACCGACCGCTTCCACGTCACCACCACCACCGGCGGTGCCGCCCGCGTGCTCAACATGATGGAGGACTATCTCCAGACCGAATGGCCCGACCTCAAGGTCTGGCTGACCTCCACCACCGAACATTGGGCGACCATCGCCCTCAACGGCCCCAATGCCCGCACCCTGCTCAGCCCCTTCGTCGAGGGGCTGGACATCTCGGATGCCGCCTTCCCGCATATGTCCGTTGCCGAATGCCGCGTCGGCGGCTTTCCGGCCCGTCTGTTCCGGGTGAGCTTCACCGGTGAACTTGGTTTCGAGGTCAACGTCCCCGCCCGCCACGGCCGGGCGCTGTGGGAGATGCTGTGGGCGGCCGGCCAGCGCCACGGCATCTGTGCCTATGGGACAGAGACCATGCATGTGCTGCGGGCCGAGAAGGGCTATATCATCGTCGGCCAGGACACCGACGGCACCGTCACCCCCTTCGATGCCGGCCTCGGCTGGGCGGTGGGGCAGAAGAAGCCGGATTTCGTCGGCAAGCGCGGCCTGCAGCGCCCGGATCTGACGGCCCCCGGCCGCCGGCAGCTGGTCGGGCTGCTGACCCGCGACGGCAGAACCCGGCTGGAGGAAGGCGCGCAGATCGTGCTCGACCCGGCCCGGCCGGTGCCGATGAAGATGGTCGGTCACGTCACCTCTTCCTATCAGAGCGCGACCCTCGGCCGGCCGATCGCGCTGGCTCTGCTGGAAGGCGGCCATGACCGGATGGGAGAAACGGTCTTCATCCCCATGCCCGACCGGGTGATCGAGGCCGAGGTGACCGGCACCGTCTTCTACGACCCCGCCGGCGACCGGCTGAAGCTCTGA
- a CDS encoding sarcosine oxidase subunit gamma has translation MTPDPTFEPGPIARSAAVSVALLAPVARFSLRARVADLPALSHALGLDLPRKIGDRAGAGTTEVLCLGPDDWHILAAEADAAGLAAAAAAIRDATPHSLTDISDREVTVAIEGPGAAELLTLGCPRDIDRIQPGRGCRTIMDGVTVLLRRDAADRFRLDMWRSFAPHVIALLRTGCAELAADS, from the coding sequence ATGACCCCCGATCCGACCTTCGAACCCGGCCCGATCGCCCGCAGCGCTGCGGTCTCGGTCGCCCTCCTTGCCCCGGTCGCCCGCTTTTCGCTGCGGGCGCGCGTGGCCGATCTGCCGGCGCTGTCGCACGCGCTCGGGCTCGACCTGCCGCGGAAGATCGGCGACCGGGCCGGTGCCGGAACCACCGAGGTGCTGTGCCTCGGCCCCGACGACTGGCACATCCTGGCTGCCGAGGCCGATGCCGCGGGTCTGGCCGCGGCCGCGGCGGCCATCCGTGACGCCACGCCCCACAGCCTGACCGACATTTCCGACCGGGAGGTCACGGTCGCGATCGAGGGGCCAGGGGCTGCCGAACTGCTCACCCTCGGCTGCCCGCGCGACATCGACCGCATTCAGCCCGGCCGGGGCTGCCGGACCATCATGGACGGGGTAACGGTCCTGCTCCGCCGCGATGCGGCCGACCGCTTCCGGCTGGACATGTGGCGCTCCTTCGCGCCGCATGTCATCGCCCTTCTGCGCACCGGCTGCGCCGAACTCGCGGCAGATTCGTAA
- a CDS encoding host attachment protein, whose product MSRTLHPHTTILVADGRRALFLRPSDDPDASGPVVFLEMGAPGEETVSDRAVRAPGTLQNRIGPRSAIEHPSAHDALEHAFGRMVAEKAGALHVAGEIGRLVLVAPPRMLADLRAHLPEGLHGAVVAEIDRELVNRPVSEILEIVTARLG is encoded by the coding sequence ATGTCCCGGACCCTGCACCCGCATACCACCATCCTGGTCGCCGACGGTCGCAGGGCGCTGTTCCTGCGACCGTCGGACGATCCGGACGCATCCGGCCCGGTCGTGTTCCTGGAGATGGGGGCGCCGGGCGAGGAGACGGTGTCCGATCGGGCCGTCCGTGCGCCGGGCACGTTGCAGAACCGCATCGGCCCGCGCAGTGCGATCGAGCATCCGAGCGCCCATGACGCGCTGGAACATGCCTTCGGCCGCATGGTGGCCGAGAAGGCGGGCGCCCTTCATGTCGCGGGAGAGATCGGCCGGCTGGTGCTGGTGGCGCCGCCGCGCATGCTCGCCGATCTGCGCGCCCATCTGCCCGAAGGACTGCATGGCGCGGTGGTCGCCGAGATCGACAGGGAACTGGTCAACCGGCCGGTGTCCGAGATCCTGGAGATCGTGACCGCCCGCCTGGGGTAA
- a CDS encoding Hsp20/alpha crystallin family protein, producing MSETQVEIKAEPAAPAPQPQAVTPGPSQSDHRPSDPGQPDAWQSFRREMAQLFDRFDGNIRLPSIRALFDPAPAGIFGASMPAVDVHEEVAAYVVTAELPGLDAADVTLTLAGDQLVLAGEKRQESERKDADRHVSERVYGTFRRSFLLPRDVAPDGIAATFAKGVLTITLPKTAEAAARRTIEVKAA from the coding sequence ATGTCCGAGACCCAGGTCGAGATCAAAGCCGAGCCTGCTGCGCCGGCACCACAACCGCAAGCCGTGACCCCCGGTCCCAGTCAGTCCGATCACAGGCCGTCCGATCCAGGGCAGCCCGACGCCTGGCAGAGTTTCCGCCGCGAGATGGCCCAGTTGTTCGACCGCTTCGACGGAAACATCCGGCTGCCGTCGATTCGGGCTCTGTTCGACCCGGCCCCGGCCGGGATATTCGGGGCATCCATGCCGGCCGTGGACGTCCATGAAGAGGTGGCGGCCTATGTCGTCACCGCCGAACTGCCGGGGCTGGATGCTGCGGATGTGACGCTTACCCTGGCGGGCGACCAGCTGGTACTGGCAGGGGAGAAACGCCAGGAAAGCGAGCGCAAGGACGCCGATCGCCACGTATCCGAGCGGGTCTATGGGACGTTCCGGCGCAGTTTCCTGCTGCCGCGCGACGTCGCCCCCGACGGCATCGCCGCAACCTTCGCCAAGGGTGTACTGACCATCACCCTGCCGAAGACCGCCGAGGCGGCGGCACGCAGGACCATCGAGGTCAAGGCTGCCTGA
- the leuD gene encoding 3-isopropylmalate dehydratase small subunit: MAQAMLRPLTRLTAIAAPLPLANVDTDQLLPARFMRRPRGDGYHPYLLHDLAHDAEGRPDPDFVLNRPDYAGAEILVARRNFGGGSSREGAVYALADAGFRVVIAPGFGDIFRANALKNGMLPVVLDEAVVDRLLAALAASPGATISVDLPEQTVTLPMGAGRAEVFGFEVDPFRKDLLIRGLDEIGLTLSLADEIAGYAATRAADEPWAVPVLHKT; this comes from the coding sequence ATGGCGCAGGCAATGCTCCGCCCGCTCACCCGGCTGACCGCGATCGCGGCGCCGCTGCCGCTCGCCAATGTCGATACCGACCAGCTGCTGCCGGCCCGCTTCATGCGCCGGCCGCGCGGCGACGGTTATCACCCCTATCTGCTGCACGATCTGGCCCATGATGCCGAGGGCCGGCCGGACCCGGATTTCGTGCTTAACCGTCCGGATTATGCCGGGGCCGAGATACTGGTCGCACGGCGCAATTTCGGCGGCGGGTCGTCGCGCGAAGGCGCCGTCTATGCCCTGGCCGATGCCGGCTTCCGGGTGGTGATCGCGCCCGGCTTCGGCGATATCTTCCGCGCCAATGCGCTGAAGAACGGCATGCTGCCGGTGGTACTGGACGAGGCGGTGGTCGACCGGCTGCTGGCCGCTCTGGCCGCAAGCCCCGGTGCCACCATCTCGGTCGATCTGCCCGAACAGACCGTCACCCTGCCGATGGGGGCGGGCAGGGCCGAGGTCTTCGGCTTCGAGGTCGACCCCTTCCGCAAGGATCTGCTGATCCGGGGCCTGGACGAGATCGGGCTGACCCTGTCGCTGGCGGATGAGATCGCCGGTTATGCGGCGACACGGGCCGCGGACGAGCCCTGGGCGGTGCCGGTTCTGCACAAAACTTGA
- the leuC gene encoding 3-isopropylmalate dehydratase large subunit, giving the protein MTLPATVSGAPRTLFDRIWDAHVVQAHPAGQRLLWIDRHFTHEGSFHAYGNLAGMGRRVARPDLTFGIADHYVPTRNRDAEPADPDVGRVIRLLRDNTAANAVRLFDLGDEEQGIVHVVGPEQGLTLPGLTIVCGDSHTSTHGAFGALAFGIGASEVAHVLATQTLWQRRPKTFRVRVDGRLGVGVSAKDLILHLISVIGTDGATGHVIEYAGPAIRALGMEARMTVCNMSIEAGARAGMIAPDETTFAWLKGRPAAPAGALFDQAVAHWSALRSDDEAVFDREIVIDGSAVAPVVTWGTAPEEAVAIDGHVPGDADPATLDYMGLVPGQKLEGLPVDRVFIGSCTNGRIEDLRAAAGLLKGRRLKVPMLVSPGSTRVKRQAEAEGLARIFVEAGADWVESGCSMCVGMNGDLAAPGERVASTTNRNFRGRQGPGARTHLMSPAMAAVAGVTGRLADIRRLVEG; this is encoded by the coding sequence ATGACCCTGCCCGCGACCGTTTCGGGGGCGCCGCGCACGCTGTTCGACCGGATCTGGGATGCCCATGTCGTGCAGGCCCATCCGGCCGGTCAGCGCCTGCTGTGGATCGACCGCCATTTCACGCATGAGGGCAGCTTTCACGCCTATGGCAATCTGGCTGGGATGGGCCGGCGGGTCGCGCGGCCGGATCTGACCTTCGGCATTGCCGATCATTACGTGCCGACGCGCAACCGCGATGCCGAGCCGGCGGATCCCGATGTCGGCCGGGTGATCCGGCTGCTGCGCGACAACACGGCGGCCAATGCGGTGCGGCTGTTCGATCTGGGCGACGAGGAACAGGGCATCGTTCATGTGGTGGGGCCCGAACAGGGGCTGACCCTGCCGGGGCTGACCATCGTCTGCGGCGACAGCCATACCTCCACCCACGGTGCCTTCGGGGCGCTGGCCTTCGGCATCGGCGCGTCGGAAGTCGCCCATGTTCTGGCCACCCAGACGCTGTGGCAGCGCCGGCCGAAGACCTTCCGGGTGCGGGTGGACGGCCGGTTGGGTGTCGGCGTCTCTGCCAAGGATCTGATCCTGCATCTGATTTCGGTGATCGGCACCGACGGTGCTACCGGCCATGTGATCGAATATGCCGGGCCGGCGATCCGGGCGCTTGGCATGGAAGCGCGCATGACGGTGTGCAACATGTCGATCGAGGCCGGCGCCCGCGCCGGGATGATCGCCCCCGACGAGACCACATTCGCCTGGCTGAAGGGCCGCCCCGCCGCCCCGGCGGGGGCGCTGTTCGACCAGGCGGTCGCGCATTGGTCGGCGCTGCGCAGCGATGACGAGGCGGTGTTCGACCGCGAGATCGTGATCGACGGCAGCGCCGTCGCACCCGTCGTCACCTGGGGCACGGCGCCCGAAGAGGCGGTGGCGATCGACGGCCATGTGCCGGGCGACGCCGACCCGGCGACGCTCGACTATATGGGGCTGGTGCCGGGGCAGAAGCTGGAAGGCCTGCCGGTCGACCGGGTGTTCATCGGATCCTGCACCAATGGCCGGATCGAGGATCTGCGTGCGGCGGCCGGCCTGCTGAAGGGCCGGCGGCTGAAGGTGCCGATGCTGGTCTCGCCCGGGTCCACCCGGGTCAAGCGCCAGGCCGAGGCCGAAGGGCTGGCCCGGATCTTCGTCGAGGCCGGTGCCGACTGGGTGGAGAGCGGCTGTTCGATGTGCGTGGGCATGAATGGTGATCTGGCGGCACCCGGCGAGCGGGTGGCATCGACCACCAACCGCAATTTCCGCGGCCGGCAGGGCCCGGGTGCCCGCACCCATCTGATGAGCCCGGCCATGGCCGCGGTTGCGGGCGTGACCGGCCGGCTGGCCGATATCCGCCGGCTGGTGGAGGGCTGA
- a CDS encoding CaiB/BaiF CoA transferase family protein, whose product MATPRAEGALSHIRVLDLSRVLAGPWASQILGDLGAEVLKIERPGAGDDTRGWGPPYAEAADGSAREAAYFLTTNRNKSSVAIDMGTDEGAALIRRLAAESDVVIENFKVGGLKKYGLDQESLRALNPRLIYCSITGFGQTGPYAPRAGYDFMIQAMGGLMSVTGEPDEVPGGGPVKVGVALVDVMTGLYATIGVLAALAHRERTGEGQHIDLALLDVSVATLANQAMNYLVSGKAPGRMGNAHPNIVPYQAFATQDGHLVLAIGNDEQFRRFAVEAGHPEWSTDPRFATNAQRVANRAALVPLVAGAVATRTTDDWIAALESKAVPCGPINTLDRVFADPQVQARGLARQIAHPALGSVPTVANPLNLSATPVAYARAAPGLGADTDETLGRLLGLDDATLADLRKRGVIG is encoded by the coding sequence ATGGCGACCCCCCGAGCCGAAGGTGCCCTCTCTCATATCCGCGTGCTCGATCTCAGCCGCGTCCTCGCCGGCCCCTGGGCCAGCCAGATCCTGGGCGATCTGGGGGCCGAGGTGCTGAAGATCGAACGGCCGGGTGCGGGCGACGACACCCGCGGCTGGGGGCCGCCCTATGCCGAGGCGGCCGACGGGTCGGCGCGGGAGGCGGCCTATTTCCTGACCACCAACCGCAACAAATCCTCGGTCGCGATCGACATGGGCACCGACGAGGGGGCGGCGCTGATCCGCCGCCTGGCCGCGGAATCCGATGTGGTGATCGAGAATTTCAAGGTCGGCGGCCTGAAGAAATACGGGCTCGACCAGGAGAGCCTCAGGGCGCTCAATCCGCGGCTGATCTATTGCTCGATCACCGGTTTCGGGCAGACGGGGCCCTATGCGCCGCGCGCCGGCTATGACTTCATGATCCAGGCCATGGGCGGGCTGATGTCGGTGACCGGAGAGCCCGACGAGGTGCCGGGCGGCGGGCCGGTCAAGGTGGGGGTCGCCCTGGTCGACGTGATGACCGGGCTTTACGCCACCATCGGCGTTCTGGCGGCGCTGGCCCATCGCGAGCGGACGGGGGAGGGGCAGCATATCGATCTGGCCCTGCTCGACGTCTCGGTTGCGACGCTCGCCAATCAGGCGATGAACTATCTGGTCTCGGGCAAGGCGCCGGGGCGGATGGGCAATGCCCATCCCAACATCGTGCCCTATCAGGCCTTCGCGACGCAGGACGGCCATCTGGTGCTGGCCATCGGCAATGACGAGCAGTTCCGCCGCTTCGCCGTCGAGGCCGGCCATCCGGAATGGAGCACCGATCCGCGGTTCGCGACCAATGCCCAGCGTGTCGCCAACCGTGCCGCCCTGGTGCCGCTGGTGGCGGGGGCGGTCGCCACCCGCACCACCGACGACTGGATCGCGGCGCTGGAAAGCAAGGCCGTGCCCTGCGGGCCGATCAACACGCTCGACCGGGTGTTTGCCGATCCGCAGGTGCAGGCCCGCGGCCTGGCGCGGCAGATCGCCCATCCGGCGCTGGGATCGGTGCCGACGGTGGCCAATCCGCTCAATCTGTCGGCGACGCCGGTGGCGTACGCCCGCGCCGCACCAGGCCTCGGTGCCGATACCGACGAGACGCTGGGCCGGCTGCTGGGGCTGGACGACGCCACCCTTGCCGATCTTCGCAAAAGAGGTGTCATCGGATGA
- a CDS encoding acyl-CoA dehydrogenase encodes MARETRPAFQWEDPLNLAGELSEEERMIRDTAHDYAQEKLQTRVLEANRHEIFHREIMTEMGALGLLGCTLPEDYGCAGLSYVAYGLVAREVERVDSGYRSAMSVQSSLVMYPIYAFGTEEQRRKYLPRLATGELVGCFGLTEPDAGSDPSSMRTRARKVDGGYEISGTKTWITNAPIADVFVVWAKDDHGSIRGFVLEKGMTGLTAPKIEGKFSLRASITGQIAMDQVFVPEENAFPEVRGLTGPFSCLNNARYGIAWGAMGAAEFCWHAARQYTMDRIMFGRPLAATQLIQKKLADMQTEIALGLTAALQLGRLKDRGTAAPEAISLLKRNNCGKALEIARVARDMHGGNGIADEYHVIRHMCNLEAVNTYEGTHDVHALILGRAQTGIAAFG; translated from the coding sequence ATGGCCCGTGAAACCCGCCCCGCCTTCCAGTGGGAAGATCCGTTGAACCTTGCCGGCGAGCTGTCGGAAGAGGAGCGGATGATCCGCGACACCGCGCATGACTATGCGCAGGAAAAGCTTCAGACCCGTGTGCTGGAGGCCAATCGTCACGAGATCTTCCATCGCGAGATCATGACCGAGATGGGCGCGCTGGGCCTGCTGGGCTGCACCCTGCCCGAAGACTATGGCTGCGCGGGCCTGTCTTACGTGGCCTATGGCCTGGTGGCGCGCGAGGTGGAGCGGGTCGACAGCGGCTATCGCTCGGCGATGAGCGTGCAGTCCTCGCTGGTGATGTATCCGATCTATGCCTTCGGCACCGAAGAGCAGCGCCGCAAATACCTGCCGCGCCTGGCCACCGGCGAACTGGTCGGCTGCTTCGGCCTGACCGAGCCGGATGCCGGTTCCGACCCCTCGTCGATGCGCACCCGCGCCCGCAAGGTGGACGGCGGCTACGAGATTTCGGGCACCAAGACCTGGATCACCAATGCGCCGATCGCCGATGTCTTCGTGGTCTGGGCCAAGGATGATCACGGCTCGATCCGCGGCTTCGTGCTGGAAAAGGGCATGACGGGCCTGACCGCGCCCAAGATCGAGGGCAAGTTCTCGCTGCGCGCCTCGATCACCGGCCAGATCGCCATGGATCAGGTCTTCGTGCCCGAAGAGAACGCCTTCCCCGAGGTCCGCGGCCTGACCGGCCCGTTCTCGTGCCTGAACAATGCCCGCTACGGCATCGCCTGGGGGGCGATGGGGGCGGCGGAATTCTGCTGGCACGCCGCGCGGCAGTACACCATGGACCGGATCATGTTCGGCCGGCCGCTGGCCGCCACCCAGCTGATCCAGAAGAAGCTGGCCGATATGCAGACCGAGATTGCCCTTGGCCTGACCGCGGCGCTGCAGCTGGGCCGGCTGAAGGATCGCGGCACCGCGGCGCCCGAGGCGATCAGCCTGCTGAAGCGCAACAATTGCGGCAAGGCGCTGGAGATTGCGCGGGTCGCCCGCGACATGCATGGCGGCAACGGCATCGCCGACGAGTATCATGTGATCCGTCACATGTGCAATCTGGAGGCCGTGAATACCTATGAAGGCACCCACGACGTCCATGCGCTGATCCTGGGCCGCGCGCAGACCGGCATCGCCGCCTTCGGCTGA
- a CDS encoding cysteine hydrolase family protein: MADFFADFQPARTALLIVDLQNDFLHPEGAYARGGAGAPEIAALPARVKPVADALRAAGGFVISTQFTLVPGRGGEPMIADHLRQIRPFLRKGDFMPGGWGHALVDLLQPADFTVEKVAYSAFYQTRLDFVLARAGIDRLIACGIVTNGGVASTVRDAHVRGLPTLLLSDGCAAMKPDLHDATITVLSSVGPVMSCAEAETRIRAAI; encoded by the coding sequence ATGGCCGATTTCTTCGCCGATTTCCAGCCCGCGCGCACCGCGCTGCTGATCGTCGATCTGCAGAACGATTTCCTGCACCCCGAGGGCGCCTATGCCCGCGGCGGTGCGGGGGCCCCCGAAATCGCCGCCCTGCCGGCACGGGTGAAGCCGGTCGCCGATGCGCTGCGTGCCGCCGGCGGCTTCGTCATCTCCACCCAGTTCACCCTGGTGCCCGGCCGGGGCGGCGAGCCGATGATCGCCGATCATCTGCGCCAGATCCGGCCCTTCCTGCGCAAGGGCGATTTCATGCCGGGCGGCTGGGGCCATGCCCTTGTCGACCTGCTGCAGCCGGCCGATTTCACCGTCGAGAAGGTCGCCTACAGCGCCTTCTATCAGACGCGGCTCGATTTCGTGCTGGCGCGTGCCGGCATCGACCGGCTGATCGCCTGCGGCATCGTCACCAATGGCGGCGTGGCGAGCACGGTGCGGGACGCCCATGTCCGCGGCCTGCCCACGCTGCTACTCTCGGACGGCTGTGCGGCGATGAAGCCCGATCTGCACGACGCCACCATCACCGTGCTGTCCTCCGTGGGGCCGGTGATGAGCTGCGCCGAGGCCGAAACCCGCATCCGCGCCGCAATCTGA